The following proteins come from a genomic window of Thermoanaerobaculia bacterium:
- a CDS encoding type II toxin-antitoxin system RelE/ParE family toxin, whose amino-acid sequence MTEFLQGLEGRLGKQARRAWSLLDVVASIGPPRNTDVSHRLAPDIWEFISGDLRILWFYDERKVVVCSHGFVKQRQKTPKAHLEQAEAVRSRYFEAKSKSALRIDDEEIESW is encoded by the coding sequence TTGACGGAGTTCCTGCAGGGCCTGGAAGGAAGACTCGGCAAGCAGGCACGGAGAGCCTGGAGCCTCCTGGATGTCGTCGCCAGCATAGGGCCGCCGCGAAACACGGACGTTTCCCACCGCCTCGCGCCAGACATCTGGGAGTTCATTTCCGGCGATCTGAGAATTCTCTGGTTTTATGACGAACGAAAAGTCGTCGTCTGCTCTCATGGATTCGTGAAGCAGCGCCAGAAGACGCCGAAGGCGCATCTCGAGCAAGCCGAGGCCGTTCGCAGCCGCTATTTCGAAGCGAAGTCGAAGTCTGCATTGCGGATCGATGACGAGGAGATCGAGTCCTGGTGA